In a genomic window of Leisingera caerulea DSM 24564:
- a CDS encoding nuclear transport factor 2 family protein, whose product MTDSLHTLFAAWGDPTPEGRAAKTGAAIGPEFYYSDPNTPAPIEGRGAYLDYIAQFSANMPGAEAKVLAVTEHHGHARATVDFLKDGNRMMRGQYFADLQDGKVVRLIGFTGMGEPA is encoded by the coding sequence ATGACGGATTCACTTCATACTCTGTTTGCGGCCTGGGGCGACCCAACCCCCGAAGGCCGTGCTGCAAAAACCGGCGCGGCTATCGGGCCCGAATTCTATTATTCCGATCCCAACACCCCCGCCCCCATCGAGGGCCGCGGCGCCTACCTGGACTATATCGCGCAGTTCAGCGCGAACATGCCGGGCGCCGAGGCCAAAGTGTTGGCCGTCACGGAACACCACGGGCACGCGCGTGCCACGGTGGATTTCCTTAAAGACGGCAACCGCATGATGCGCGGCCAGTATTTTGCCGATCTGCAAGACGGCAAGGTGGTGCGGCTGATCGGATTTACAGGCATGGGAGAGCCCGCTTGA
- a CDS encoding ABC transporter ATP-binding protein — translation MTAPAIELKGISKAFGPVQANKDISIRVAPGTIHGIIGENGAGKSTLMSILYGFYKADKGEVFINGKKTEIPDSQAAIAAGIGMVFQHFKLVENFTVLENIVLGAEDSGMLMPSLRRARKELKALEEEYELFVDPDARIDEIGVGAQQRVEILKALYRKAEILILDEPTGVLTPSEADQLFRILDRLRTEGKTIILITHKLREVMEYTDTVSVMRRGQMTATVKTSETSPEHLAELMVGRKVLLRVDKVPAQPGAPILEIENLRVVDSAGVERIKGIDLTVRAGEIVGIAGVAGNGQSELLEVLGGMRPGTGSIKLHGTPLPLNGPGSDARARRDAGIGHVPEDRQREGLIMDFHAWENVAFGYHRDAAYQNGVLINNAALQADTEAKMEKFDVRPPDPWLAAKNFSGGNQQKIVVAREIERNPDLLLVGQPTRGVDIGAIEFIHKQIVALRDQGKAILLVSVELEEILSLADRVAVMFDGMIMGERPAHQTDEKELGLLMAGVAGEAA, via the coding sequence TTGACTGCCCCCGCCATCGAACTCAAAGGCATTTCCAAGGCCTTTGGCCCGGTCCAGGCAAACAAGGACATCTCCATCCGCGTCGCCCCCGGCACCATTCACGGTATCATCGGTGAAAACGGTGCCGGCAAGTCGACGCTGATGTCGATCCTCTATGGCTTTTACAAGGCCGACAAAGGGGAGGTCTTCATCAACGGCAAGAAGACCGAGATCCCCGACAGCCAGGCGGCGATTGCCGCGGGCATCGGCATGGTGTTCCAGCATTTCAAACTGGTGGAAAATTTCACCGTGCTGGAAAACATCGTGCTGGGCGCCGAGGACAGCGGCATGCTGATGCCCTCGCTGCGCCGCGCCCGCAAGGAGCTGAAGGCGCTGGAGGAGGAATACGAGCTGTTCGTGGACCCCGACGCCCGTATCGACGAAATCGGCGTCGGCGCGCAGCAGCGGGTCGAGATCCTCAAGGCGCTCTACCGCAAGGCGGAAATCCTGATCCTTGACGAGCCGACCGGCGTGCTGACGCCGTCCGAGGCCGATCAGCTGTTCCGCATCCTGGACCGGCTGCGCACAGAGGGAAAGACCATCATCCTGATCACGCACAAGCTGCGGGAAGTGATGGAGTACACCGATACGGTTTCGGTGATGCGGCGCGGCCAGATGACCGCGACTGTCAAGACGTCTGAGACCAGCCCCGAGCACCTGGCTGAGCTGATGGTAGGCCGCAAGGTGCTGCTGCGCGTGGATAAGGTGCCCGCCCAGCCCGGTGCCCCGATCCTGGAGATCGAGAACCTGCGGGTGGTGGACAGCGCCGGCGTCGAGCGGATCAAGGGCATCGACCTGACCGTGCGCGCGGGCGAAATCGTCGGCATTGCCGGGGTGGCCGGCAACGGCCAGTCGGAACTGCTGGAAGTGCTGGGCGGCATGCGTCCGGGCACCGGCAGCATCAAGCTGCACGGCACGCCGCTGCCGCTGAACGGCCCCGGGTCGGATGCCAGGGCGCGCCGCGATGCCGGTATCGGCCATGTCCCGGAAGACCGCCAGCGGGAGGGCCTGATCATGGACTTCCACGCCTGGGAAAACGTGGCCTTCGGCTATCACCGCGATGCCGCTTATCAGAACGGCGTGCTGATAAACAACGCCGCCCTGCAGGCCGATACCGAGGCCAAGATGGAGAAATTCGACGTGCGCCCGCCGGATCCGTGGCTGGCGGCCAAGAACTTCTCCGGCGGCAACCAGCAGAAAATCGTGGTGGCGCGCGAGATTGAGCGCAACCCGGACCTGTTGCTGGTCGGCCAGCCGACCCGCGGCGTCGATATCGGCGCCATTGAATTCATTCACAAGCAGATCGTTGCGCTGCGCGATCAGGGCAAGGCGATCCTTCTGGTCTCGGTCGAGCTGGAAGAGATCCTGTCGCTTGCTGACCGGGTTGCAGTGATGTTTGACGGCATGATCATGGGCGAACGGCCCGCGCATCAGACCGATGAGAAAGAACTCGGCCTGCTGATGGCCGGTGTCGCGGGGGAGGCCGCGTGA